From Cucumis melo cultivar AY chromosome 3, USDA_Cmelo_AY_1.0, whole genome shotgun sequence:
ACGAGTGGAACCACCGCCGCGAATGTCTGAGAGCTGCCACAGCTCAGAGTACCAAGTTTGATCTGAACAACATTGATAAGCGCCATCATAAGGAATCCACACCCACAAACCGACCCGATTCCCGACACCAACATCCCGATTCGGAGCGCCGTTTTGTTGACACGAATCAAGAACTCAGTAGGGTGATAGAATGGGCTTTTGGAGATCCTAATGGCTTGCTTGAGACCGAGAGCAATTAAGCTGGAGAACAGGAAGGAGCTGAAGGAATAGACATGGAAGGCAACGAGATTCGCGGCAACGGAAGGGCCAGCCAAACAACTAGGGCTTTGGATTAGGTTATTCATTGGATCGTTGGGGTTCCACG
This genomic window contains:
- the LOC103485537 gene encoding uncharacterized protein LOC103485537 codes for the protein MPTGTSIHISALDGIVNVNSMFTLAVFLGLAWNPNDPMNNLIQSPSCLAGPSVAANLVAFHVYSFSSFLFSSLIALGLKQAIRISKSPFYHPTEFLIRVNKTALRIGMLVSGIGSVCGCGFLMMALINVVQIKLGTLSCGSSQTFAAVVPLVILVPIALVVYICLVSYAFIN